One Setaria italica strain Yugu1 chromosome II, Setaria_italica_v2.0, whole genome shotgun sequence DNA segment encodes these proteins:
- the LOC101765502 gene encoding uncharacterized protein LOC101765502, which yields MGEECKEAAGGAGAGRAAVEGPVDPADSAKLYEDVPPMPLMALNHISRLCKSVDDSVRFYVKALGFVLIHRPPALDFSGAWLFNYGVGIHLVQRDDARRAPDVSPAGELDPMDNHISFQCEDMGMMERRLREMRIRYMKRTINEEEGSPIDQLFFKDPDGFMIEICNCENLELVPAGALGRLRLPRDRHNPPVRMVDGGGGE from the coding sequence ATGGGTGAAGAGTGCAAGgaagccgccggcggcgccggcgctggccgTGCCGCCGTGGAGGGCCCCGTCGACCCGGCCGACTCGGCGAAGCTGTACGAGGACGTGCCCCCGATGCCGCTGATGGCGCTCAACCACATATCCCGCCTGTGCAAGTCCGTCGACGACTCCGTCCGGTTCTACGTCAAGGCCCTCGGCTTCGTCCTCATCCACCGCCCGCCGGCTCTCGACTTCTCCGGCGCATGGCTGTTCAACTACGGGGTGGGCATCCACCTCGTCCAGCGCGACGACGCGCGGAGGGCCCCCGACGTGAGCCCCGCCGGCGAGCTGGACCCCATGGACAACCACATCTCGTTCCAGTGCGAGGACATGGGGATGATGGAGCGGCGGCTGCGGGAGATGCGGATCAGGTACATGAAGCGGACCATCAACGAGGAGGAGGGCTCCCCCATCGACCAGCTCTTCTTCAAGGACCCCGACGGGTTCATGATCGAGATCTGCAACTGCGAGAACCTCGAGCtcgtccccgccggcgccctcgGACGCCTCAGGCTCCCGCGCGACCGCCACAACCCGCCCGTCCGGatggtcgacggcggcggcggcgagtag